A stretch of the Amia ocellicauda isolate fAmiCal2 chromosome 10, fAmiCal2.hap1, whole genome shotgun sequence genome encodes the following:
- the cstf2 gene encoding cleavage stimulation factor subunit 2 isoform X3: MASVVAAAAAAGRDPAVDRSLRSVFVGNIPYEATEEQLKDIFSEVGLVVSFRLVYDRETGKPKGYGFCEYQDQETALSAMRNLNGREFSGRALRVDNAASEKNKEELKSECLGTGAPVIESPYGDPCQPEEAPESISRAVASLPPEQMFELMKQMKLCVQNSPQEARNMLLQNPQLAYALLQAQVVMRIVDPEIALKMLHRQTTVQPLIPGNQAASGPISNQPLSQANIPVSQPQPMAGMHVNGAPQMMQGPQMVSGVTGQVPGQGPVGPAGGIQPQIVIPQGGPVPMDRGQVPMTDPRAPMRGSVPSVAAVVAPRGLLGDGPNDPRGGTLHSVTGEVIEPSRGFMGAPPHQGPPMHMTHDGRGPPSDIRGPHDMRGGPLGEPRGMMGEPRGPMMDQRGGPMETRAPIAGGRDPRAVETRSLDARGPVPAQRIPMATGIQGPGPHTMGASVPQPTRQQAPGLPGVPQTGGFSPAQSQVTSQDHEKAALIMQVLQLTPEQIAMLPLEQRQSILILKEQIQKTAGAP; the protein is encoded by the exons ATGGCGAGTGTagtggctgctgctgctgcggcgGGGAGAGATCCCGCTGTAGACCGGTCTCTGCGCTCCGTCTTCG TTGGAAATATCCCCTACGAAGCCACAGAGGAGCAGCTGAAGGACATTTTCTCGGAAGTGGGGCTGGTCGTCAGCTTCAG GTTGGTCTATGACAGGGAAACCGGGAAGCCCAAAGGTTATGGCTTCTGTGAATACCAGGACCAGGAGACGGCCCTCAGTGCCATGCGCAACCTGAATGGGCGGGAGTTCAGTGGGCGAGCTCTACGCGTGGACAATGCAGCCAGCGAAAAGAATAAAGAGGAGCTCAAGAGTGAGT GTTTGGGTACGGGTGCCCCGGTGATTGAGTCTCCCTATGGAGATCCTTGCCAGCCTGAAGAAGCTCCTGAGTCCATCAGCCGAGCAGTGGCTAGTCTGCCTCCTGAGCAGATGTTTGAGCTCATGAAACAAATGAAA CTGTGTGTTCAGAATAGCCCTCAAGAGGCACGAAACATGCTCCTACAGAACCCCCAGTTGGCCTACGCTTTGCTACAGGCCCAGGTGGTTATGAGGATCGTTGACCCAGAAATCGCACTG aaaatgcttcaCCGGCAAACAACGGTCCAGCCCCTGATCCCCGGCAATCAGGCAGCCTCTGGACCCATCTCTAATCAACCTCTGTCCCAGGCCAACATCCCAGTGTCCCAGCCACAACCCATG GCTGGCATGCATGTGAATGGAGCTCCTCAGATGATGCAGGGTCCTCAGATGGTGTCTGGAGTGACAGGACAAGTCCCTGGGCAAGGCCCTGTGGGCCCTGCAG GTGGGATCCAGCCCCAGATTGTCATTCCCCAGGGGGGACCTGTACCTATGGACAGGGGGCAAG TGCCCATGACAGATCCACGGGCACCCATGCGGGGGAGTGTGCCCTCCGTTGCCGCCGTGGTGGCACCTCGTGGCCTCCTGGGTGACGGCCCTAATGACCCCCGTGGCGGAACGCTACATTCTGTCACGGGAGAGGTGATTGAACCAAG cCGGGGGTTCATGGGAGCACCACCACACCAGGGTCCACCAATGCACATGACCCACGATGGTCGAGGACCCCCTTCAGATATTCGTGGGCCTCATGACATGAGGGGAGGGCCCTTGGGAGAGCCCAGAGGCATGATGGGAGAACCTAGAGGACCCATGATGGATCAGAGAGGAGGACCAATGGAAACCAGAG CCCCAATTGCAGGAGGCCGTGACCCCAGAGCAGTGGAAACCCGCAGTCTGGATGCAAGGGGCCCTGTACCAGCCCAGAGAATTCCCATGGCAACAGGAATCCAGGGCCCAGGGCCACACACCATGGGAGCCAGCGTGCCCCAGCCCACAAGACAG CAGGCGCCTGGTCTCCCAGGGGTTCCCCAAACAGGAGGCTTCAGCCCAGCCCAGAGCCAGGTCACCTCACAGGACCACGAGAAG gcTGCCCTGATCATGCAGGTGCTCCAGCTGACCCCCGAGCAGATCGCCATGCTGCCGCTTGAGCAGAGGCAGAGCATCCTCATCCTGAAGGAGCAGATACAGAAGACGGCCGGGGCCCCCTGA
- the cstf2 gene encoding cleavage stimulation factor subunit 2 isoform X2: MASVVAAAAAAGRDPAVDRSLRSVFVGNIPYEATEEQLKDIFSEVGLVVSFRLVYDRETGKPKGYGFCEYQDQETALSAMRNLNGREFSGRALRVDNAASEKNKEELKSLGTGAPVIESPYGDPCQPEEAPESISRAVASLPPEQMFELMKQMKLCVQNSPQEARNMLLQNPQLAYALLQAQVVMRIVDPEIALKMLHRQTTVQPLIPGNQAASGPISNQPLSQANIPVSQPQPMAGMHVNGAPQMMQGPQMVSGVTGQVPGQGPVGPAGGIQPQIVIPQGGPVPMDRGQGSLQHSPVGSSGQAAIERPQVPMTDPRAPMRGSVPSVAAVVAPRGLLGDGPNDPRGGTLHSVTGEVIEPSRGFMGAPPHQGPPMHMTHDGRGPPSDIRGPHDMRGGPLGEPRGMMGEPRGPMMDQRGGPMETRAPIAGGRDPRAVETRSLDARGPVPAQRIPMATGIQGPGPHTMGASVPQPTRQQAPGLPGVPQTGGFSPAQSQVTSQDHEKAALIMQVLQLTPEQIAMLPLEQRQSILILKEQIQKTAGAP, translated from the exons ATGGCGAGTGTagtggctgctgctgctgcggcgGGGAGAGATCCCGCTGTAGACCGGTCTCTGCGCTCCGTCTTCG TTGGAAATATCCCCTACGAAGCCACAGAGGAGCAGCTGAAGGACATTTTCTCGGAAGTGGGGCTGGTCGTCAGCTTCAG GTTGGTCTATGACAGGGAAACCGGGAAGCCCAAAGGTTATGGCTTCTGTGAATACCAGGACCAGGAGACGGCCCTCAGTGCCATGCGCAACCTGAATGGGCGGGAGTTCAGTGGGCGAGCTCTACGCGTGGACAATGCAGCCAGCGAAAAGAATAAAGAGGAGCTCAAGA GTTTGGGTACGGGTGCCCCGGTGATTGAGTCTCCCTATGGAGATCCTTGCCAGCCTGAAGAAGCTCCTGAGTCCATCAGCCGAGCAGTGGCTAGTCTGCCTCCTGAGCAGATGTTTGAGCTCATGAAACAAATGAAA CTGTGTGTTCAGAATAGCCCTCAAGAGGCACGAAACATGCTCCTACAGAACCCCCAGTTGGCCTACGCTTTGCTACAGGCCCAGGTGGTTATGAGGATCGTTGACCCAGAAATCGCACTG aaaatgcttcaCCGGCAAACAACGGTCCAGCCCCTGATCCCCGGCAATCAGGCAGCCTCTGGACCCATCTCTAATCAACCTCTGTCCCAGGCCAACATCCCAGTGTCCCAGCCACAACCCATG GCTGGCATGCATGTGAATGGAGCTCCTCAGATGATGCAGGGTCCTCAGATGGTGTCTGGAGTGACAGGACAAGTCCCTGGGCAAGGCCCTGTGGGCCCTGCAG GTGGGATCCAGCCCCAGATTGTCATTCCCCAGGGGGGACCTGTACCTATGGACAGGGGGCAAG GAAGTCTTCAGCATTCTCCTGTAGGATCGTCAGGGCAGGCTGCAATCGAACGGCCACAAG TGCCCATGACAGATCCACGGGCACCCATGCGGGGGAGTGTGCCCTCCGTTGCCGCCGTGGTGGCACCTCGTGGCCTCCTGGGTGACGGCCCTAATGACCCCCGTGGCGGAACGCTACATTCTGTCACGGGAGAGGTGATTGAACCAAG cCGGGGGTTCATGGGAGCACCACCACACCAGGGTCCACCAATGCACATGACCCACGATGGTCGAGGACCCCCTTCAGATATTCGTGGGCCTCATGACATGAGGGGAGGGCCCTTGGGAGAGCCCAGAGGCATGATGGGAGAACCTAGAGGACCCATGATGGATCAGAGAGGAGGACCAATGGAAACCAGAG CCCCAATTGCAGGAGGCCGTGACCCCAGAGCAGTGGAAACCCGCAGTCTGGATGCAAGGGGCCCTGTACCAGCCCAGAGAATTCCCATGGCAACAGGAATCCAGGGCCCAGGGCCACACACCATGGGAGCCAGCGTGCCCCAGCCCACAAGACAG CAGGCGCCTGGTCTCCCAGGGGTTCCCCAAACAGGAGGCTTCAGCCCAGCCCAGAGCCAGGTCACCTCACAGGACCACGAGAAG gcTGCCCTGATCATGCAGGTGCTCCAGCTGACCCCCGAGCAGATCGCCATGCTGCCGCTTGAGCAGAGGCAGAGCATCCTCATCCTGAAGGAGCAGATACAGAAGACGGCCGGGGCCCCCTGA
- the cstf2 gene encoding cleavage stimulation factor subunit 2 isoform X1, translating into MASVVAAAAAAGRDPAVDRSLRSVFVGNIPYEATEEQLKDIFSEVGLVVSFRLVYDRETGKPKGYGFCEYQDQETALSAMRNLNGREFSGRALRVDNAASEKNKEELKSECLGTGAPVIESPYGDPCQPEEAPESISRAVASLPPEQMFELMKQMKLCVQNSPQEARNMLLQNPQLAYALLQAQVVMRIVDPEIALKMLHRQTTVQPLIPGNQAASGPISNQPLSQANIPVSQPQPMAGMHVNGAPQMMQGPQMVSGVTGQVPGQGPVGPAGGIQPQIVIPQGGPVPMDRGQGSLQHSPVGSSGQAAIERPQVPMTDPRAPMRGSVPSVAAVVAPRGLLGDGPNDPRGGTLHSVTGEVIEPSRGFMGAPPHQGPPMHMTHDGRGPPSDIRGPHDMRGGPLGEPRGMMGEPRGPMMDQRGGPMETRAPIAGGRDPRAVETRSLDARGPVPAQRIPMATGIQGPGPHTMGASVPQPTRQQAPGLPGVPQTGGFSPAQSQVTSQDHEKAALIMQVLQLTPEQIAMLPLEQRQSILILKEQIQKTAGAP; encoded by the exons ATGGCGAGTGTagtggctgctgctgctgcggcgGGGAGAGATCCCGCTGTAGACCGGTCTCTGCGCTCCGTCTTCG TTGGAAATATCCCCTACGAAGCCACAGAGGAGCAGCTGAAGGACATTTTCTCGGAAGTGGGGCTGGTCGTCAGCTTCAG GTTGGTCTATGACAGGGAAACCGGGAAGCCCAAAGGTTATGGCTTCTGTGAATACCAGGACCAGGAGACGGCCCTCAGTGCCATGCGCAACCTGAATGGGCGGGAGTTCAGTGGGCGAGCTCTACGCGTGGACAATGCAGCCAGCGAAAAGAATAAAGAGGAGCTCAAGAGTGAGT GTTTGGGTACGGGTGCCCCGGTGATTGAGTCTCCCTATGGAGATCCTTGCCAGCCTGAAGAAGCTCCTGAGTCCATCAGCCGAGCAGTGGCTAGTCTGCCTCCTGAGCAGATGTTTGAGCTCATGAAACAAATGAAA CTGTGTGTTCAGAATAGCCCTCAAGAGGCACGAAACATGCTCCTACAGAACCCCCAGTTGGCCTACGCTTTGCTACAGGCCCAGGTGGTTATGAGGATCGTTGACCCAGAAATCGCACTG aaaatgcttcaCCGGCAAACAACGGTCCAGCCCCTGATCCCCGGCAATCAGGCAGCCTCTGGACCCATCTCTAATCAACCTCTGTCCCAGGCCAACATCCCAGTGTCCCAGCCACAACCCATG GCTGGCATGCATGTGAATGGAGCTCCTCAGATGATGCAGGGTCCTCAGATGGTGTCTGGAGTGACAGGACAAGTCCCTGGGCAAGGCCCTGTGGGCCCTGCAG GTGGGATCCAGCCCCAGATTGTCATTCCCCAGGGGGGACCTGTACCTATGGACAGGGGGCAAG GAAGTCTTCAGCATTCTCCTGTAGGATCGTCAGGGCAGGCTGCAATCGAACGGCCACAAG TGCCCATGACAGATCCACGGGCACCCATGCGGGGGAGTGTGCCCTCCGTTGCCGCCGTGGTGGCACCTCGTGGCCTCCTGGGTGACGGCCCTAATGACCCCCGTGGCGGAACGCTACATTCTGTCACGGGAGAGGTGATTGAACCAAG cCGGGGGTTCATGGGAGCACCACCACACCAGGGTCCACCAATGCACATGACCCACGATGGTCGAGGACCCCCTTCAGATATTCGTGGGCCTCATGACATGAGGGGAGGGCCCTTGGGAGAGCCCAGAGGCATGATGGGAGAACCTAGAGGACCCATGATGGATCAGAGAGGAGGACCAATGGAAACCAGAG CCCCAATTGCAGGAGGCCGTGACCCCAGAGCAGTGGAAACCCGCAGTCTGGATGCAAGGGGCCCTGTACCAGCCCAGAGAATTCCCATGGCAACAGGAATCCAGGGCCCAGGGCCACACACCATGGGAGCCAGCGTGCCCCAGCCCACAAGACAG CAGGCGCCTGGTCTCCCAGGGGTTCCCCAAACAGGAGGCTTCAGCCCAGCCCAGAGCCAGGTCACCTCACAGGACCACGAGAAG gcTGCCCTGATCATGCAGGTGCTCCAGCTGACCCCCGAGCAGATCGCCATGCTGCCGCTTGAGCAGAGGCAGAGCATCCTCATCCTGAAGGAGCAGATACAGAAGACGGCCGGGGCCCCCTGA
- the LOC136759915 gene encoding U3 small nucleolar RNA-associated protein 14 homolog A: MVRKRKSEKAKTTSKTQSKNVKASQKAIDDDDDNVDEDLSQTEYTISASEDEGGSDDERKHRKLLEAIASLGGKKRRKLAERSEASLQVSEFSVSAEGAGEKISLTELLGTLKKAAPSTVPNKKQLKSLKEASKTLELPLSRQETEKIHRSVAYDKTSADVSQWQSVVVQNRKAEQLVFPLNQEPAGPKPVEQVVTGWKAQTPLEQEIFNLLHKNKQPINDPVLTPVEEASLKAMSLEEAKIRRAELQKARALQSYYEAKAKRERKIKSKKYHKVLKKAKRKEILKDFEEMRKTNPAAALEELKKMEMARMEERMSLKHQNSGKWAKSKAIMAKYDHEARKAMQQQLEMNKELTEKLVVPSESEEEQEGVAEEEILPDFVNDAQTVIDPANPWMMGKLTAEPPEPEEKAAPERGAEVAVDKEKDEEEEEEEEEEEEETLLREFEQKRQYRRAEEEDLLPMPAPLGPDEAIVEEEQLEKEEEDEKEEEEEEEEVVEAEILEFNSLIQNCLGSQLERQRGKETESSQQASTDVVKSEELPLLDEGLTRVQTLEDLDVLGQSVSTDTDIPDKESTQAKSNSEGQPEKVGQKGGKKKKMIDLRQVLTKEAKIIKASIAPTAVEGEEGEEEQKMIIKEAFASDDVISDFLKEKKKEAQASLPKVVDLTLPGWGEWGGVGLKLSKKKIKKFRIKAAAPPPRRDQHLPNVIISEKRNASIAAHQVSQLPFPFENTTQFDRSIRMPIGHTWNTQRAVQKLTTPKVVTRLGTIIEPIDKEDFIKSKTVAATGKQPDLMLTSGDKKVEQNGKRFQRKGPQKKGNQKYGPQKKKNQQQKKSVQSKKSA; the protein is encoded by the exons ATGGTCAGGAAAAGGAAAAGCGAGAAAGCTAAGACTACTTCTAAAACACAGAG TAAGAATGTGAAGGCTTCTCAAAAGGCcatagatgatgatgatgacaacGTAGACGAGGACCTGTCACAAACCGAATACACCATCAGTGCTAGTGAGGATGAG GGTGGAAGTGATGATGAGAGGAAGCACCGTAAGCTGTTGGAGGCCATCGCTTCCCTGGGTGGCAAGAAAAG GAGGAAACTGGCCGAGCGGTCAGAGGCCAGTTTGCAGGTTTCGGAGTTCTCTGTCAGTGCGGAAG GCGCAGGAGAGAAGATCAGTCTGACTGAGTTGCTGGGGACCTTGAAAAAGGCTGCTCCCTCTACTGTCCCTAACAAGAAACAGCTGAAGAGTCTGAAGGAAGCCAGTAAGACTCTAGAGCTGCCCTTGAGCAGACAAGAGACTGAAAAG ATCCACAGATCGGTGGCCTATGATAAGACCTCGGCCGATGTGTCTCAGTGGCAGAGTGTGGTGGTCCAGAACCGCAAAGCCGAGCAACTGGTCTTTCCTTTGAACCAGGAGCCAGCAGGACCCAAACCTGTGGAGCAGGTGGTAACCGGATGGAAG GCACAGACCCCTCTGGAGCAGGAGATCTTTAACCTCCTGCACAAGAACAAGCAGCCTATCAACGACCCAGTTCTGACCCCGGTCGAGGAGGCCTCCCTTAAAGCCATGAGCCTGGAGGAG GCTAAGATCCGTCGGGCAGAGCTGCAGAAGGCCCGAGCCCTTCAGTCCTATTACGAGGCCAAAGCCAAGAGAGAAAGGAAgatcaaaagcaaaaa GTATCACAAGGTGCTGAAGAAAGCTAAACGTAAAGAGATCCTGAAAGACTTTGAGGAGATGCGCAAGACCAATCCTGCTGCCGCCCTGGAGGAGCTGAAGAAGATGGAAATGGCCAGGATGGAG GAGCGAATGTCTTTGAAGCACCAGAACAGCGGCAAGTGGGCCAAATCAAAAGCCATCATGGCTAAATACGACCATGAG GCCCGCAAGGCCATGCAGCAGCAGCTGGAGATGAACAAGGAGCTGACAGAGAAACTGGTTGTGCCATCGGAGAGCGAGGAAGAACAGGAGGGGGTGGCTGAGGAGGAGATACTCCCAGACTTTGTGAATGATGCCCAGACTGTGATAGACCCGGCCAATCCCTGGATGATGGGCAAACTGACTGCAGAGCCCCCCGAGCCTGAGGAGAAGGCTGCCCCAGAGCGTGGTGCAGAGGTCGCTGTAGATAAGGAAAaagacgaagaagaagaagaggaggaggaggaagaggaggaggagacccTTCTAAGGGAGTTTGAGCAAAAACGGCAATATCGCAGAGCTGAGGAGGAAGACCTGCTGCCAATGCCAGCTCCATTGGGTCCAGATG AAGCGATTGTGGAAGAGGAGCAGCTggaaaaggaggaggaggatgagaaggaggaggaggaggaggaggaggaggtggtggaggcAGAGATTTTAGAGTTTAATAGTCTTATCCAAAACTGCTTGGGAAGTCAGCTGGAGAGGCAGAGGGGGAAGGAGACTGAGAGCAGCCAACAGGCTTCCACAGATGTAGTGAAGTCAGAAGAACTCCCCCTTCTGGATGAAGGGCTAACTCGTGTTCAAACTCTGGAGGATTTGGATGTCCTGGGCCAGAGTGTGTCTACAGATACTGATATTCCAGACAAAGAGAGCACACAAGCCAAATCCAACTCAGAGGGCCAGCCAGAGAAAGTAGGGCAGAAAGGGggcaaaaagaagaaaatgattGACCTGAGGCAGGTGCTAACCAAGGAGGCAAAAATCATCAAGGCATCTATTGCTCCCACTGCTGTCGAGGGAGAGGAG GGTGAGGAAGAGCAGAAGATGATTATCAAGGAGGCCTTTGCCTCGGACGACGTGATCTCTGACTTCCTGaaagagaagaagaaggaggcacAAGCATCCCTGCCGAAGGTGGTGGACTTGACCCTGCCTGGCTGGGGGGAGTGGGGCGGCGTGGGCCTCAAACTCTCCAAGAAGAAGATCAAGAA GTTCCGTATCAAAGCAGCTGCCCCGCCTCCCAGACGAGACCAGCACCTCCCCAATGTCATCATCTCTGAGAAGAGGAACGCTTCCATTGCAGCGCATCAG GTCAGTCAGCTGCCATTCCCCTTTGAGAACACCACGCAGTTTGACCGCAGTATACGTATGCCCATTGGCCACACCTGGAACACCCAGCGTGCCGTCCAGAAACTGACTACCCCTAAAGTCGTCACTCGGTTGGGCACCATTATTGAACCTATTGACAAGGAGGACTTCATCAAGAGCAAGACAGTAGCTGCCACTGGGAAACAGCCTGACCTCATGCTGACCTCCGGGGACAAGAAAGTGGAGCAGAACGGAAAAAGATTTCAGAGGAAAGGACCCCAGAAGAAGGGCAACCAAAAATATGGACCGCAGAAGAAAAAGAACCAACAGCAGAAAAAATCTGTGCAGTCCAAGAAATCTGCCTGA